A genome region from Leifsonia sp. Root112D2 includes the following:
- a CDS encoding SGNH/GDSL hydrolase family protein, whose product MSISRMAALGSSFASGPGIPPFAQRRAGRSERNYAHLTAAALGASLIDASISGATTETILTAAQGTGRGRFAPQIESINFADELDLVTITVGGNDLGYVGSMLQTAFTAWMSSRPVARLLLRHRVGDPIGAVTPQRVAAAAAGLIAVVEEAARRAPHARILLVDYLTIIGPLTEPSRTAPFTVDELAGFRAVGAELTSAFETAARESVAEFIPMAALSTDHAVGSADPWVTGFTFGVRARDGAPFHPNAAGMQAVSTAILQHLSHG is encoded by the coding sequence GTGAGCATCTCCCGCATGGCCGCGCTCGGTAGTTCATTCGCGTCGGGCCCCGGCATCCCACCCTTTGCCCAGCGCCGCGCGGGGCGCTCCGAGCGCAACTATGCCCACCTGACCGCCGCGGCGCTCGGCGCCAGTCTCATCGATGCCTCCATCTCCGGGGCAACCACCGAGACGATCCTCACGGCGGCCCAGGGCACAGGCCGCGGTCGTTTCGCACCGCAGATCGAGTCCATCAACTTCGCAGACGAGCTCGATCTGGTGACCATCACCGTCGGCGGCAACGACCTGGGATACGTCGGGTCGATGCTGCAGACGGCGTTCACGGCCTGGATGTCGTCGCGTCCCGTTGCCCGCTTGTTGCTGCGGCACCGCGTCGGCGACCCGATCGGGGCGGTCACCCCGCAGCGCGTCGCGGCTGCGGCGGCGGGGCTCATCGCCGTGGTCGAGGAGGCAGCTCGGCGAGCGCCGCACGCGCGGATTCTGCTCGTGGACTATCTCACGATCATCGGCCCGCTGACCGAACCCAGCCGCACCGCGCCGTTCACCGTCGACGAACTGGCCGGGTTCCGCGCTGTCGGCGCCGAGCTCACGAGCGCCTTCGAGACAGCGGCGCGCGAATCTGTCGCCGAGTTCATTCCGATGGCCGCGCTGAGCACCGACCATGCGGTCGGCTCGGCCGATCCGTGGGTCACCGGGTTCACCTTCGGCGTACGCGCGCGAGATGGCGCACCATTCCACCCGAATGCGGCTGGGATGCAGGCCGTCTCGACGGCCATCCTGCAGCACCTGAGCCACGGCTGA
- a CDS encoding DUF2130 domain-containing protein — protein sequence MSAVTAHGVARSRAKSKQRIDARDVLSIGDIEIGGRCRRRGIRDRIQVVPVLGPRKPLRNRHRVEERSAAGLARYWRERIIRRRESASPDGCHGSPHIGKAGNAGHVEEEPWGRGHEVNLHNRPVTVTFVLITLLIMHIVRQPPQTRNHCHCYPLPTPTRDRSPPMNQATPSTTHEIKCPHCSTVFTVDQAEYANIAQQVRTAEFEKELHSRLAEAEMAKKTEIQLAETRVAQHAQNIAAEKDAKILTLTAELDKTDTLQKLAVNEAVSAMEKKLTEAEAALALQTAEQKVKNATLAETHTKELALKDELIERYKDMKAKLSVKLLGETLEQHCETEFNRVRSLAFPYAEFGKDNDASAGTKGDYVFRDFNDGAVEYISIMFEMKNEADLTSTKKKNVDFLAKLDRDRTEKGCEYAVLVSMLEEDSALYTGITDVSHLYPKMFVIRPQFFLAIIALLRNAAQDTIEVKAELEQVKKQNIDITDFESELEDFKAGFGRNWDLAKRKFDGAIKEIDVAIDRLQKVKEGLLGSENNLRLANDKATGLSIKKLTKGNPTMQAKFAELESPKPQDAA from the coding sequence GTGAGCGCCGTGACCGCCCACGGCGTCGCCCGAAGCCGAGCGAAGAGCAAGCAACGCATCGATGCTCGCGACGTGCTCAGCATCGGCGACATCGAAATCGGGGGGCGATGCCGACGCCGCGGCATCCGCGACCGCATCCAGGTTGTTCCCGTGCTCGGTCCGCGCAAGCCACTGCGCAACCGACATCGCGTCGAAGAGCGCTCGGCCGCGGGACTGGCCCGCTACTGGAGGGAACGGATCATCCGTCGACGCGAATCGGCGTCGCCAGACGGATGCCACGGGTCGCCGCACATCGGCAAGGCGGGCAACGCCGGCCATGTCGAGGAGGAGCCGTGGGGTCGTGGTCATGAGGTAAATCTACACAATCGGCCGGTGACCGTCACGTTTGTCCTGATAACCCTACTTATCATGCATATTGTGCGCCAACCGCCGCAAACGCGCAATCATTGCCACTGCTACCCGCTACCAACCCCTACCCGAGATCGGAGCCCACCCATGAACCAGGCAACGCCCAGCACTACCCACGAGATCAAGTGCCCCCACTGCTCGACCGTGTTTACGGTCGACCAGGCGGAGTATGCGAATATCGCGCAGCAGGTGCGCACCGCGGAGTTCGAGAAGGAGCTCCACTCTCGTCTCGCCGAGGCCGAGATGGCCAAGAAGACCGAGATTCAGCTCGCTGAGACTAGGGTTGCTCAGCACGCCCAGAACATCGCCGCCGAAAAAGACGCGAAGATCCTGACTCTTACGGCCGAGCTGGATAAGACGGATACCCTGCAGAAGCTCGCGGTAAACGAGGCTGTCTCCGCGATGGAGAAGAAGCTGACCGAGGCCGAGGCTGCGCTCGCCCTGCAGACGGCGGAGCAGAAGGTCAAGAACGCCACATTAGCGGAGACGCATACCAAGGAGCTCGCCCTGAAGGATGAGCTCATCGAGCGCTATAAGGACATGAAGGCGAAGCTGTCGGTCAAGCTGCTCGGCGAGACTCTCGAACAGCACTGCGAGACCGAGTTCAATCGCGTGCGCTCGCTGGCTTTCCCGTACGCAGAGTTCGGCAAGGACAACGACGCGTCCGCTGGCACCAAAGGTGACTACGTCTTCCGCGACTTCAACGACGGCGCAGTCGAGTACATCTCGATCATGTTCGAGATGAAGAACGAGGCGGACCTGACTTCCACTAAGAAGAAGAACGTAGACTTCCTCGCCAAGCTGGACAGGGACCGCACCGAGAAGGGCTGCGAGTACGCGGTGCTCGTGTCCATGCTCGAGGAGGACTCCGCGCTGTACACCGGTATAACTGACGTTTCGCACCTGTATCCGAAGATGTTCGTCATCCGCCCGCAGTTCTTCCTTGCCATCATTGCGCTGCTCCGCAACGCCGCCCAGGACACGATCGAGGTTAAGGCCGAGCTGGAGCAGGTCAAGAAGCAGAACATCGACATTACGGACTTTGAGAGCGAGCTCGAGGACTTCAAGGCGGGATTCGGTCGCAATTGGGACCTCGCCAAGCGCAAGTTCGACGGCGCAATCAAGGAGATCGATGTGGCCATCGACCGTCTCCAAAAGGTCAAGGAGGGCCTGCTCGGCTCGGAGAACAACCTCCGCCTCGCCAATGACAAGGCGACTGGCCTCTCCATCAAGAAGCTCACCAAGGGCAACCCCACTATGCAGGCCAAGTTCGCCGAGCTGGAATCCCCGAAACCGCAGGACGCCGCCTAG
- a CDS encoding class I SAM-dependent DNA methyltransferase gives MKELKDTLWKAADKLRGSMDASQYKDVILGLVFLKYVSDAFDERRGQIRTELAAADYDAEQIASLIDDTDEYTGHGVFWVPASARWSFLAEHAKGLGPSMGESEKSIGLLIDEAMDAVMQANPQLTGTLPRIFNRDSVDQRRLGELIDLLNSARFAGQGQSGASGRRARDLLGEVYEYFLEKFAAAEGKRGGEFYTPASVVRVLVELLQPTHGRVYDPACGSGGMFVQAEKFLETHEGEGSDISVFGQELNERTWRMAKMNLAIHGLTGNLGPRWGDTFARDLHPELQADFVMANPPFNIKDWARSESDPRWTYGVPPTGNANYAWIQHILSKLAPGGTAGVVMANGSMSSNSGGEGQIRAEIVEADLVSCMVALPTQLFRSTGIPVCVWFFAKDKGVRAGEVLFIDARGLGHMVDRAERALSDEDIARIAGTFHAWRGTESDAVPGPYADTAGFCYSATLAEIKAADYALTPGRYVGAAEVEDDGEPIEEKLARLRAELEEQFAESARLAEVVREQLGRVDV, from the coding sequence ATGAAGGAGCTGAAAGACACGCTCTGGAAGGCCGCCGACAAGCTGCGCGGTTCGATGGATGCCTCGCAGTACAAGGACGTGATCCTCGGGCTTGTCTTCCTCAAGTACGTGTCGGACGCATTCGACGAGCGCCGCGGGCAGATCCGCACCGAGCTCGCCGCCGCCGACTATGACGCGGAGCAGATCGCCTCGCTCATCGATGACACCGACGAGTACACGGGCCACGGTGTCTTCTGGGTGCCCGCCAGCGCACGATGGTCGTTCCTCGCGGAACACGCGAAGGGGCTTGGGCCGTCGATGGGCGAATCCGAGAAGTCGATCGGGCTGCTGATCGACGAGGCAATGGATGCCGTCATGCAGGCGAATCCGCAGCTGACGGGCACTCTCCCGCGCATCTTCAACCGCGACAGTGTCGACCAGCGCCGGCTGGGCGAGCTGATCGACCTGCTGAACTCGGCGCGGTTCGCGGGGCAGGGCCAGTCCGGTGCGTCGGGGCGGCGAGCGCGCGACCTGCTGGGCGAGGTGTACGAGTATTTCCTCGAGAAGTTCGCCGCAGCCGAGGGTAAGCGGGGCGGAGAGTTCTACACGCCCGCCAGCGTGGTGCGGGTGCTCGTCGAGCTGCTGCAGCCGACACACGGGCGCGTGTACGACCCAGCGTGCGGGTCGGGCGGTATGTTCGTGCAGGCCGAGAAGTTCCTCGAGACGCACGAAGGCGAAGGCTCCGACATCTCGGTCTTCGGGCAGGAGCTCAACGAGCGCACGTGGCGCATGGCGAAGATGAACCTCGCGATCCACGGGCTGACGGGCAACCTCGGGCCGCGCTGGGGCGACACGTTCGCCCGCGATCTGCATCCCGAGTTGCAGGCCGACTTCGTCATGGCCAACCCGCCGTTCAACATCAAGGACTGGGCGCGCAGCGAGTCCGATCCACGCTGGACGTACGGGGTGCCGCCCACCGGCAACGCAAACTACGCGTGGATCCAGCACATCCTGTCGAAGCTCGCGCCCGGCGGCACTGCGGGTGTGGTGATGGCGAACGGATCGATGTCGTCGAACTCGGGTGGCGAGGGTCAGATTCGAGCCGAGATTGTTGAGGCTGACCTGGTGTCGTGCATGGTGGCGCTGCCGACGCAGCTGTTCCGCTCGACCGGCATCCCGGTGTGCGTGTGGTTCTTCGCGAAAGACAAGGGCGTACGCGCCGGCGAGGTGCTCTTCATCGACGCGCGGGGCCTCGGCCACATGGTCGACCGAGCCGAGCGTGCCCTGTCGGACGAGGACATCGCTCGCATCGCCGGCACCTTCCACGCCTGGCGCGGAACCGAATCGGATGCCGTACCCGGCCCGTATGCTGACACCGCCGGCTTCTGCTACTCGGCGACACTCGCGGAGATCAAGGCCGCCGACTACGCGCTCACGCCCGGCCGTTACGTCGGCGCAGCCGAGGTCGAGGACGACGGAGAGCCGATCGAGGAGAAACTTGCGCGACTTCGCGCCGAGCTAGAAGAGCAGTTCGCGGAATCTGCGCGGCTCGCCGAGGTCGTGCGTGAGCAGCTGGGGAGGGTCGATGTCTGA
- a CDS encoding ABC transporter ATP-binding protein, with protein MTTMMVDESAVRLDAVSKIFGNGLNGTQALASVDLSVREGEFVCFLGRSGCGKSTLLSIIAGLDVPTEGRVDVGGRRVAMMFQDANLFPWLTVAENIKLALRLSGIPKDDWDRRTGELLNIVRLRGLEKMRPHELSGGMRQRVALARSLAQECDVLLMDEPFAALDAITRDALHNELERIWLERSLTILFVTHNVREAVRLGDRVVLMHPAPGRISREMEVELSRPRRMDDAEVAVRAAVLHAELDDQIIGGEN; from the coding sequence ATGACCACAATGATGGTCGATGAGTCTGCCGTTCGCTTGGATGCGGTCAGCAAGATATTCGGCAATGGCCTCAACGGCACCCAAGCGCTGGCGTCGGTGGATCTCTCGGTGCGCGAAGGCGAGTTTGTCTGCTTCCTGGGTCGCTCAGGTTGTGGAAAGAGCACATTGCTCTCAATCATTGCGGGCCTCGACGTCCCTACGGAGGGGAGGGTGGATGTCGGTGGTCGCCGAGTTGCGATGATGTTCCAGGACGCTAATCTCTTTCCTTGGCTCACCGTTGCTGAAAACATTAAGCTCGCCCTTCGTCTTTCCGGTATTCCAAAAGATGACTGGGACCGGCGCACGGGTGAACTGCTCAATATTGTGCGCCTGAGGGGCCTGGAGAAGATGAGGCCACACGAACTTTCGGGGGGTATGCGGCAACGTGTCGCACTTGCGCGTTCGCTGGCACAGGAGTGTGATGTGCTCTTGATGGATGAGCCGTTCGCGGCACTGGATGCGATCACTCGAGACGCGTTGCACAATGAGCTGGAACGCATCTGGCTGGAACGGTCCCTCACTATTCTCTTCGTGACTCATAATGTTCGCGAGGCCGTGCGTCTCGGTGACCGTGTCGTCTTGATGCACCCGGCTCCGGGCCGTATTAGCAGGGAGATGGAGGTCGAGCTCTCCCGACCGCGGCGAATGGATGATGCCGAGGTGGCAGTTCGCGCCGCTGTCCTGCACGCCGAACTTGATGATCAGATTATCGGCGGTGAGAACTGA
- a CDS encoding DNA alkylation repair protein: protein MAELAALEDPKVRAVNERHGDDHGVNLTRLRAVAKRQGTQHEFAGQLWATGDTAARLVAILISRPKAYTAGELHTMLRDAHAPKVHAWLVNYIVKKSPHVEELRVAWFADPDPVIASAGWALTSDRVAKAPDGLNLSELLDLIESQMKDAPDRLQWAMNECLATIGIHHPEHRARAIGIGERLEVLKDYPTPPNCTSPYAPIWITEIVRRQTLA, encoded by the coding sequence ATGGCAGAACTGGCCGCCTTGGAAGACCCGAAGGTTCGTGCGGTGAATGAACGCCACGGCGACGATCACGGTGTCAATCTCACCAGACTGCGGGCGGTGGCGAAGCGCCAGGGGACACAGCATGAGTTCGCCGGCCAGCTGTGGGCGACCGGCGACACCGCGGCACGTCTCGTCGCGATTCTGATCAGTCGACCCAAGGCGTACACCGCGGGTGAGTTGCACACGATGCTGCGCGACGCGCACGCGCCCAAGGTGCACGCCTGGCTCGTCAACTACATCGTCAAGAAGAGCCCGCACGTCGAAGAACTTCGCGTCGCCTGGTTCGCCGACCCTGACCCGGTTATCGCGAGTGCGGGGTGGGCGCTGACGAGTGATCGGGTGGCGAAAGCCCCTGACGGGCTCAACCTGAGCGAGCTCCTCGACCTCATTGAGTCGCAGATGAAGGATGCGCCGGACCGCCTGCAGTGGGCCATGAACGAGTGCCTCGCCACCATCGGCATCCACCACCCCGAGCATCGCGCCCGCGCGATCGGCATCGGCGAACGTCTCGAAGTTCTCAAGGATTACCCCACCCCACCGAACTGCACATCCCCCTATGCGCCGATCTGGATCACCGAGATCGTGCGCCGCCAGACACTCGCGTAG
- a CDS encoding esterase-like activity of phytase family protein, whose product MKRPTIAMSAAVVGGVAFSLLAGGVASAHQPSGPSAAVDDAYLITAGRALDVHSRDGVFDNDRGASGTIVSHTSTAHGALTLNPDGTFRYVPATDFTGVDSFTYTINDAVTLYSTNLPPLATIGGVKITEGAYGSSLTPVPGSKNEFYGLTDRGPNVDSPDGSTKIEPLPTFTPAIGRFTLTGTKAVLKKTIPLRAADGSPYNGLVNSQANTGETITDLNGKALPTSTNGYDPEGIVALRDGTFWVSDEYGPFITHFDRNGRQIGRLSPFDGSLPAELAMRVPNKGMEGLTVTPDGKTLVGIMQSALQTPDLTAKPSKVTTLRIVTYDLKSRATHEYIYLLTDPKMNSGAVSEITALSSTRFIVDERDGKVEPSAYKRLYSIDLSHATDVGPASRVAGARYDAAKGGLLVGTAKQSIDAFVGTADTAASATALASVGITPAAKSTAVDLGVLLTKLDPTGGFFGHDKIEGVATTDGGRTLVISNDNDFGIDGVTNSAAPYTLHAKMLPNGQQDDGQYLAIDTTKLDHPNSTATVSIFVTPKGIHVQR is encoded by the coding sequence ATGAAGCGTCCGACCATCGCCATGTCCGCCGCCGTCGTGGGTGGGGTGGCCTTCTCGCTGCTCGCCGGCGGCGTGGCATCCGCGCACCAGCCGAGCGGGCCGAGCGCGGCCGTAGACGACGCCTACCTCATCACCGCGGGGCGCGCGCTGGATGTGCATTCGCGTGACGGGGTTTTCGACAACGATCGCGGGGCATCCGGCACCATCGTCTCGCACACGAGCACCGCGCACGGCGCCCTCACGTTGAACCCGGATGGCACGTTCCGCTACGTTCCCGCCACCGACTTCACCGGCGTCGACAGCTTCACGTACACGATCAATGATGCCGTCACGCTGTACAGCACCAACCTTCCACCACTCGCCACGATCGGTGGCGTGAAGATCACCGAAGGCGCGTACGGATCGTCACTGACGCCGGTTCCGGGCTCGAAGAACGAGTTCTACGGACTCACCGACCGCGGCCCGAACGTGGACTCGCCCGACGGCAGCACCAAGATCGAGCCACTGCCGACGTTCACGCCGGCAATCGGCAGGTTCACGCTCACGGGCACGAAGGCCGTGCTGAAGAAGACCATCCCGCTGCGCGCCGCCGACGGCAGCCCTTACAACGGCCTGGTGAATTCGCAGGCGAACACCGGCGAGACTATCACCGACCTCAATGGCAAGGCGCTGCCGACGAGCACGAACGGGTACGACCCTGAAGGCATCGTCGCCCTTAGAGACGGCACCTTCTGGGTCTCCGACGAATACGGCCCCTTCATCACCCATTTCGACCGCAATGGTCGCCAGATCGGGCGCCTGTCACCGTTCGACGGCAGCCTGCCCGCCGAGCTCGCCATGCGTGTGCCGAACAAGGGGATGGAGGGCCTGACGGTCACTCCCGATGGCAAGACGCTGGTCGGAATCATGCAGTCCGCTCTGCAGACGCCGGACCTGACCGCCAAGCCCTCCAAAGTGACCACCCTGCGCATCGTGACGTACGACCTGAAGAGCCGCGCCACACACGAATACATTTATCTGCTCACCGACCCCAAGATGAACAGCGGCGCGGTCAGTGAGATCACGGCTCTCTCGAGCACCAGGTTCATCGTTGACGAGCGCGACGGCAAGGTTGAGCCCTCGGCGTACAAGCGGCTCTACTCGATCGACCTCTCCCACGCGACGGATGTCGGCCCCGCCTCCCGCGTAGCCGGCGCGCGATACGACGCGGCCAAGGGCGGCCTGCTTGTGGGCACCGCGAAGCAGTCGATCGACGCCTTCGTGGGAACGGCCGACACCGCGGCATCCGCCACCGCACTTGCCTCGGTGGGCATCACTCCAGCCGCCAAGTCGACAGCCGTCGACCTCGGCGTGCTGCTCACCAAGCTCGACCCCACGGGCGGATTCTTCGGTCACGACAAGATCGAGGGCGTGGCGACGACGGATGGCGGACGCACGCTCGTGATCAGCAACGACAACGACTTCGGCATCGACGGCGTGACGAATTCCGCCGCCCCGTACACGTTGCACGCCAAGATGCTGCCGAACGGGCAGCAGGATGACGGGCAGTACCTGGCGATCGACACCACGAAGCTCGACCACCCGAACAGCACGGCGACGGTCTCGATCTTCGTCACGCCGAAGGGCATCCACGTGCAACGCTGA
- a CDS encoding nuclear transport factor 2 family protein produces MTAALKQLIDRNLEAVSAKDLDKAVAAFAVDGALIDPHYPIDRMQGHEQIAEGFRWVFAGMQQLGFTVERYFFADDGLTVSVEVLSNHVLKNGRPLEFRQVFVVETCDGLITRWQAYEPYGPHGVGGFFLGLGKRATGCVTAPPPEPVRAILQRHGAGVAHHSTVMGAE; encoded by the coding sequence GTGACAGCTGCACTCAAGCAATTGATTGACCGGAATCTCGAGGCGGTCTCCGCCAAAGATCTTGACAAAGCGGTGGCAGCATTCGCCGTTGACGGCGCGCTGATCGACCCGCACTACCCGATCGACCGCATGCAAGGGCATGAGCAGATCGCCGAGGGATTCCGCTGGGTTTTCGCCGGTATGCAACAGCTGGGCTTCACCGTCGAGCGGTACTTCTTCGCCGATGACGGGCTCACCGTCTCGGTTGAGGTGCTTTCGAACCACGTGCTCAAGAACGGTCGCCCGCTTGAGTTTCGTCAAGTGTTCGTCGTCGAAACCTGCGACGGACTTATCACCCGCTGGCAGGCATACGAGCCATACGGGCCGCACGGCGTTGGTGGCTTCTTCCTGGGCCTCGGCAAACGAGCTACCGGATGCGTCACCGCGCCCCCGCCTGAACCGGTGCGAGCGATCCTCCAGCGACACGGTGCCGGGGTCGCTCACCACTCCACGGTGATGGGCGCGGAATGA
- a CDS encoding RrF2 family transcriptional regulator, with product MQVTAKADYALRALAELAATPSGVATRAQLAEAQQVPSKFLEAILLDLKRAGLLTAQRGAAGGYALAIAADQISLADGMRAVEGPLAGVRGLPPEDTEYRGAAAPLREVWVAVRAGIRAVLEATTIADLVSGSLPKSVRELLEPDDVWQRR from the coding sequence ATGCAGGTCACGGCAAAAGCTGACTATGCGCTCAGGGCGCTCGCGGAGCTGGCCGCGACGCCGTCGGGGGTCGCAACGAGAGCCCAGCTCGCTGAAGCTCAACAAGTTCCAAGCAAGTTTCTTGAAGCGATTCTGCTTGATCTCAAACGGGCGGGCTTACTGACTGCCCAGCGGGGCGCAGCCGGCGGCTATGCGCTCGCGATTGCTGCCGATCAGATCTCACTGGCTGACGGCATGCGTGCGGTCGAAGGACCGCTTGCCGGAGTGCGTGGTCTCCCGCCCGAGGATACGGAATATCGAGGCGCCGCAGCGCCTTTGCGCGAGGTGTGGGTCGCCGTGCGGGCAGGTATTAGGGCTGTTCTTGAAGCGACCACCATCGCCGATCTGGTGTCGGGAAGTCTCCCTAAGTCGGTGCGAGAACTTCTGGAGCCGGATGACGTTTGGCAGCGTCGCTGA
- a CDS encoding GDSL-type esterase/lipase family protein, with protein MSEYALTERELEGRVYGALEFESVPGGIAPLRLPAWTRPQHAGGGIDRMSAQTSGVRIRVLTAAARIRLEVTFTRTTTRGNPARLIRVVAETPLVELPLTLDEGDLLFEATDGTAVREAGERSQLVFELDDAGVERLVTIWLPTPAACVFHSLSADAPLRPAPAQGARWIHYGSSISHGSSLADPRGPWPQQVARELGLDLVNMGFAGNAMLDGFVARSIAQAPAELITLKIGINIVNGDAMRARTFVPAVHNFLDLVRAGHPSTPLAVITALACPIHEDATGPTREVSPGKTGATPREIPDGDGSLTLRRTRSLLEQVVAAREDTALHLVDGLTLLGVDDGRLPDNLHPDQVGHDLIAARFMPVARRLLESTPVVGR; from the coding sequence GTGTCGGAATATGCATTGACGGAACGCGAGCTCGAGGGCAGAGTGTACGGGGCTCTCGAATTCGAATCCGTTCCCGGCGGAATCGCGCCGTTGCGCCTGCCCGCCTGGACGCGGCCGCAGCATGCCGGCGGGGGCATCGACCGCATGTCGGCGCAGACGAGTGGCGTGCGCATCCGCGTGCTTACGGCGGCCGCACGCATCCGGCTCGAGGTGACCTTCACGCGCACCACAACGCGCGGCAACCCGGCCCGTCTGATTCGCGTCGTTGCCGAGACCCCGCTCGTCGAGCTCCCGCTCACCCTCGACGAGGGCGACCTGCTCTTTGAGGCAACCGACGGCACCGCCGTGCGCGAGGCCGGTGAGCGCTCGCAGCTCGTTTTCGAGCTCGACGACGCCGGGGTCGAGCGACTCGTCACCATCTGGCTGCCGACCCCGGCCGCCTGCGTTTTTCATTCGCTGAGTGCGGATGCACCGCTGCGCCCCGCACCGGCACAGGGCGCGCGCTGGATTCACTACGGCAGCTCCATCAGTCACGGATCGAGCCTGGCTGACCCGCGCGGGCCCTGGCCGCAGCAGGTGGCGCGCGAGCTCGGCCTCGATCTGGTCAATATGGGCTTCGCTGGCAACGCGATGCTCGACGGTTTCGTTGCGCGGTCGATCGCACAGGCTCCCGCCGAGCTGATCACGCTGAAGATCGGCATCAACATCGTCAACGGCGACGCAATGCGCGCTCGCACCTTCGTGCCTGCGGTGCACAATTTTCTGGACCTCGTGAGGGCGGGGCATCCGTCGACGCCGCTCGCCGTCATCACCGCGCTCGCCTGCCCGATTCACGAGGATGCGACGGGGCCGACTCGCGAAGTCTCCCCCGGCAAGACCGGTGCCACGCCGCGAGAAATTCCTGACGGAGACGGCAGCCTCACCCTGCGACGCACTCGCTCGCTGCTCGAGCAGGTGGTCGCGGCGCGGGAGGACACGGCGCTGCACCTTGTCGACGGGCTGACCCTGCTCGGTGTTGATGATGGGCGCCTGCCCGACAACCTGCATCCCGACCAGGTCGGCCACGACCTCATCGCAGCGCGCTTCATGCCTGTCGCTCGCCGGCTGTTGGAGTCGACGCCGGTCGTTGGCCGCTAG
- a CDS encoding glycerophosphodiester phosphodiesterase, with protein MEEEHAPERMPDGHPDPRPALTRRTVITGAAGIVALAAVGVGAFRLLQPAGPGKLVPSLIAAKSFYVAHHGGSADWPEMSMEAYRNSVARGVDALEISLARTSDGVWFGLHDKTLDRTSGTSGFIASEHSWNEVRQHKIAYPQTARQGGAAQPYARVEELIDAFGGSHTIFIDPKWVPRTHYGELLTIMERHAEKPTQTFVAKSYCTGLAWSAVKAFHKPVIGHVIPNRKAARVALSKGASGLMVSGVLEVLE; from the coding sequence GTGGAAGAAGAGCACGCTCCCGAACGGATGCCGGACGGTCACCCTGACCCACGGCCCGCTCTGACGCGCCGCACGGTCATCACCGGTGCGGCGGGAATTGTCGCGTTGGCCGCGGTTGGCGTTGGTGCGTTCCGTCTTCTGCAGCCGGCGGGGCCTGGCAAGCTCGTTCCCTCATTGATCGCGGCAAAGTCTTTTTACGTTGCCCATCATGGCGGGTCTGCCGATTGGCCGGAGATGTCGATGGAGGCGTATCGAAACTCCGTCGCTCGGGGAGTCGACGCCCTTGAGATCTCGCTTGCCCGCACTTCTGATGGCGTGTGGTTCGGCTTGCACGACAAGACTTTGGATCGCACGTCGGGAACAAGCGGATTCATCGCATCCGAACACAGCTGGAACGAGGTGCGACAGCACAAGATCGCGTATCCGCAAACAGCCCGCCAAGGCGGCGCGGCGCAGCCGTACGCCAGGGTCGAGGAGCTCATCGACGCATTCGGCGGCAGCCACACGATCTTCATCGATCCCAAGTGGGTTCCGCGCACCCACTACGGTGAGTTGCTGACGATCATGGAGCGTCATGCCGAGAAGCCGACGCAGACATTCGTGGCGAAGTCGTATTGCACGGGTCTCGCGTGGTCAGCCGTGAAGGCATTCCACAAACCCGTGATCGGCCATGTGATCCCCAACCGCAAGGCGGCACGGGTGGCTTTGTCAAAGGGGGCTAGCGGGCTCATGGTCTCAGGTGTTCTCGAAGTACTTGAATGA
- a CDS encoding ABC transporter permease — protein MTRALIGFGVAVSLGTALGIAVSRFRIVKAAVGSLLTGLQTMPSIAWFPFAILLFGLTEQAILFVVVLGAAPSVANGLISGIGDVSPHLIRAARTMGARGVSLYRFIVLPAALPAYLSGLNQGWAFAWRSLMAGELLVIIASRPSLGVQLAYYRDFANAPALVASMIFILVIGMVVDGVFSRISNAARVRRGLGAVSR, from the coding sequence ATGACTCGTGCGCTAATCGGGTTCGGTGTAGCAGTCTCGCTTGGCACAGCGCTGGGTATTGCCGTGAGCAGGTTTCGCATAGTCAAGGCCGCAGTAGGGTCCCTTTTGACAGGCCTGCAGACAATGCCATCCATCGCTTGGTTTCCCTTCGCGATACTTCTGTTTGGGCTGACCGAACAGGCGATCCTCTTCGTGGTGGTGTTGGGGGCGGCGCCGTCGGTCGCGAACGGCCTCATCTCCGGGATCGGAGATGTCTCTCCCCACCTAATTCGTGCGGCACGGACGATGGGCGCGCGAGGTGTTTCGCTCTACCGATTCATCGTTCTTCCAGCCGCTCTCCCGGCCTACCTCAGCGGATTGAACCAGGGGTGGGCATTTGCATGGCGATCCTTGATGGCGGGTGAGCTATTAGTGATCATCGCGTCCCGACCGTCGCTGGGTGTACAACTGGCTTACTATCGTGACTTTGCGAATGCTCCCGCCCTGGTTGCGAGCATGATATTCATTTTGGTCATTGGTATGGTTGTTGACGGGGTCTTCTCCCGGATCTCTAACGCAGCCCGCGTCCGTCGTGGGCTTGGTGCGGTCAGCCGCTGA